The following coding sequences lie in one Danio rerio strain Tuebingen ecotype United States chromosome 25, GRCz12tu, whole genome shotgun sequence genomic window:
- the ccl33.2 gene encoding chemokine (C-C motif) ligand 33, duplicate 2, which translates to MTESATLPSSTTPALSVSQKMSSPPCPWMSTTTTLAPATTAITTRAKTTTLPKPKRQIDRSSIPGPAAVPITCCFAFIDFPIPYNKIVSALRTSPRCATKAIVVTTPRTQFCVKPNEV; encoded by the exons ATGACTGAATCAGCAACCCTCCCCTCATCAACCACACCAGCCTTATCTGTGAGCCAGAAAATGAGCAGTCCGCCCTGCCCATGGATGTCCACCACAACTACCCTTGCCCCTGCCACCACCGCCATCACCACGAGAGCCAAAACCACCACCTTGCCAAAACCTAAACGACAAATTGACAGAAGTTCCATTCCTGGCC CTGCAGCAGTTCCTATAACCTGTTGCTTTGCCTTCATTGACTTTCCAATACCATACAACAAAATTGTAAGTGCTTTGAGGACAAGTCCCCGCTGTGCTACTAAAGCCATTGT GGTTACGACTCCTAGAACCCAGTTTTGTGTGAAACCAAATGAAGTATGA